A region of Cellulophaga sp. RHA19 DNA encodes the following proteins:
- a CDS encoding acyl-CoA carboxylase subunit beta: MGEQSKENILQSKIDLAKLGGGKARIEKQHAKGKLTARERIHFLLDEGSFEEMGILVTHRTSDFGMDKQQFYGDGVVTGYGTINGRQVCVFAQDFTVFGGALSETHAEKICKIMDMAMKIGVPVIGLNDSGGARIQEGVRSLGGYADIFHKNVMSSGVIPQISAIMGPCAGGAVYSPAMTDFTLMVENSSYMFVTGPNVVKTVTNEEVTSEELGGAKTHATKSGVTHVTAANDIECINQIKEMISYMPQNCEDKPAKLPYTLGDEIREELETMVPENANQPYDMRTVINGIIDEDSFFEIHKDYADNLVVGFARLAGRSIGIVANQPMSLAGVLDVESSKKGARFTRFCDCFNIPLLVLVDVPGFLPGTDQEWNGIITNGAKLLYALSEATVPKVTVITRKAYGGAYDVMNSKHIGADMNYAWPGAEIAVMGAKGASEIIFRKEIQAAEDSAAKLAEKEQEYADAFANPYSAAQRGFIDEVILPKDTRKKLIKAMAMLEDKVVNVPKRKHGNIPL, encoded by the coding sequence ATGGGAGAGCAAAGCAAAGAAAATATATTACAGTCTAAAATAGATTTAGCTAAATTAGGCGGTGGTAAAGCACGTATAGAAAAACAGCACGCTAAAGGTAAATTAACTGCTCGTGAGCGTATTCATTTTTTGTTAGATGAAGGTTCTTTTGAAGAAATGGGAATTTTAGTAACCCATAGAACGTCTGACTTTGGAATGGATAAACAACAGTTTTATGGTGATGGTGTTGTAACTGGTTACGGAACAATAAACGGAAGACAAGTTTGTGTTTTTGCACAAGATTTTACTGTTTTTGGAGGTGCATTATCTGAAACCCACGCAGAAAAAATATGTAAAATTATGGATATGGCTATGAAAATTGGCGTACCTGTAATTGGATTAAATGATAGTGGAGGAGCAAGAATACAAGAAGGTGTACGTTCTTTAGGTGGTTATGCAGATATTTTTCATAAAAACGTGATGTCTTCTGGTGTTATACCTCAGATTTCTGCAATTATGGGACCTTGTGCAGGTGGTGCTGTTTACTCGCCAGCTATGACAGATTTTACTTTAATGGTAGAAAACTCTAGCTATATGTTTGTAACTGGTCCTAATGTTGTAAAAACAGTAACAAATGAGGAGGTAACCTCAGAGGAATTAGGAGGTGCAAAAACACACGCTACTAAATCTGGAGTAACACACGTTACTGCAGCCAATGACATAGAATGTATTAACCAAATTAAAGAAATGATTAGCTATATGCCTCAAAATTGTGAGGATAAACCAGCTAAATTACCTTATACTTTGGGTGATGAAATTAGAGAGGAATTAGAAACTATGGTTCCTGAAAACGCAAATCAGCCTTATGATATGCGTACTGTTATAAACGGAATTATTGATGAAGATTCGTTTTTTGAAATACATAAAGATTACGCAGATAATTTAGTTGTTGGTTTTGCTCGTTTAGCGGGTAGGAGTATTGGTATTGTTGCCAACCAACCAATGAGTTTAGCAGGAGTTTTAGATGTAGAAAGTTCTAAGAAAGGAGCTCGTTTTACACGTTTTTGTGACTGTTTTAATATTCCTCTACTTGTATTGGTAGATGTACCAGGTTTTTTACCAGGAACAGATCAAGAATGGAATGGTATTATTACAAACGGAGCCAAATTGTTATATGCTTTAAGTGAAGCTACAGTGCCAAAAGTAACCGTAATTACACGTAAAGCTTATGGTGGAGCTTATGATGTTATGAATTCTAAACACATTGGTGCAGATATGAACTATGCTTGGCCTGGAGCAGAAATAGCAGTAATGGGAGCTAAGGGAGCTAGTGAAATTATTTTTAGAAAAGAAATACAAGCGGCAGAAGATTCTGCAGCCAAATTAGCAGAAAAAGAACAAGAGTATGCAGATGCATTTGCTAATCCCTACAGTGCTGCTCAAAGAGGTTTTATAGATGAGGTTATTTTGCCAAAAGATACCCGTAAAAAACTTATAAAAGCTATGGCAATGTTAGAGGATAAAGTTGTAAATGTGCCTAAGCGTAAACACGGTAATATTCCGTTGTAG
- a CDS encoding C40 family peptidase, translating to MQYGICNLSIVPVRLTPEENSEMVAQLLYGDHFKVLEHRKFWSRIRIAFDGIEAWVSNNQYVLIEEDEYTALEATTDVALSSDLIAFISAGSNDLMPILVGSVLNGIPILDHSYDGNYIQGVQAKAKLIDAALMYLNSPYLSGGKTPFGTDSAGLTQMVYKISGYKLLRTAQEQSTQGEPLSFIEESEPGDLAFFDNKEGIIDHVGIIMQDNYIIHCHGKVRIDRIDHTGIFNAELKKYTHQLRVIKKII from the coding sequence ATGCAATACGGTATTTGTAATCTTAGTATAGTTCCAGTAAGGTTAACCCCAGAAGAAAATTCAGAAATGGTCGCACAGCTTTTATATGGCGACCATTTTAAGGTTTTGGAACACCGTAAATTTTGGAGTAGAATAAGAATTGCTTTTGATGGTATTGAAGCTTGGGTTAGCAATAACCAATACGTACTTATAGAGGAAGATGAATATACAGCTTTAGAAGCCACTACAGATGTTGCTTTAAGCTCTGACTTAATAGCTTTTATATCTGCAGGTAGTAATGACTTAATGCCAATTTTAGTAGGTTCTGTTTTAAACGGAATTCCAATATTAGACCACTCTTATGATGGTAACTATATACAGGGTGTACAAGCTAAAGCAAAACTTATAGATGCTGCATTAATGTACTTAAACAGTCCGTATTTGTCTGGCGGAAAAACTCCGTTTGGTACAGATAGTGCTGGTTTAACACAAATGGTTTATAAAATAAGTGGGTACAAATTATTACGTACAGCACAAGAACAGTCTACACAAGGAGAACCTTTAAGTTTTATTGAAGAAAGTGAACCTGGAGACTTGGCATTTTTTGATAATAAGGAAGGTATTATAGATCACGTGGGTATTATTATGCAAGACAATTATATTATTCATTGTCACGGAAAAGTACGTATAGACCGTATAGACCATACTGGAATTTTTAATGCTGAATTGAAAAAATACACTCACCAGTTACGAGTTATAAAAAAGATTATTTAA
- a CDS encoding glycoside hydrolase family 13 protein — MKKGFLSVFVLVFALFVSCSPKKEQKQEVAPITISNDIERIEPPNWWVGFKNNNLQLLVKDPNITEATATISKTGISIKKVTKGDSPNYLFVDLEIDESVTAGKFNITFTTKDGAKKVETYELKERNKKADDYLGFSSADAVYLITPDRFANADTSNDIDSTLNEKAIDRTNDYARHGGDIKGITNNLDYIDKLGFTAIWPSPLLTNNMYNASYHGYAITDFYGVDPRFGTLEEYKELAVKANKKGIKIIMDQVANHCGLEHWWMKDLPFKDWVNYQDEFTNNKPVEISNHKRTSNQDIYASKTDNKIMTHGWFGNHMPDLNQRNPFLATYIIQNSIWWIETLELGGIRQDTYPYPDKYFMANWAGSIMAEYPNFSIVGEEWSYNPLLIAYWQKDNKNKDEYQSNLTSTMDFAMQQNIVDALNQDETWGTGLVKAYEGLANDFAYQSPKDIMVFLDNHDMDRVFTQLNENVENTKMAIAYTALLPRIPQFYYGTEILMQNTAKPGDHGLIRTDFPGGWNTDTTNAFTGEGLTTNQKEMQNYMSTLLNFRKNSETIHNGKTIHFAPENGVYVLFRILNDDVVTIILNKNEDPHQLDLSRFKEVGLEGKKVTNIITNKSFNWKENLLLPTKGATILTTKINK; from the coding sequence ATGAAAAAAGGATTTTTAAGTGTTTTTGTATTAGTTTTTGCTCTTTTTGTTTCTTGTTCTCCTAAAAAAGAACAGAAACAAGAAGTAGCGCCTATTACAATTTCTAATGATATAGAGCGCATAGAACCACCAAATTGGTGGGTAGGTTTTAAAAACAATAATTTACAATTGCTTGTTAAAGATCCAAATATTACAGAAGCTACTGCTACTATTTCTAAAACAGGTATTTCTATAAAAAAAGTAACTAAAGGTGATAGTCCTAACTATTTGTTTGTTGATTTAGAAATTGATGAATCAGTAACCGCAGGCAAATTCAACATTACTTTTACTACTAAAGATGGTGCTAAAAAAGTTGAGACATATGAACTTAAAGAACGAAATAAAAAAGCTGATGATTACTTAGGTTTTTCTAGCGCTGATGCTGTTTACTTAATTACCCCAGACCGTTTTGCAAATGCTGATACTAGTAATGATATAGACAGCACCTTAAATGAAAAAGCAATAGACCGTACTAACGATTATGCCAGACACGGAGGAGATATTAAAGGCATTACAAATAATTTAGATTATATAGATAAATTAGGTTTTACCGCTATATGGCCAAGTCCGCTTTTAACAAATAATATGTATAATGCATCTTACCATGGCTATGCTATTACAGATTTTTATGGTGTAGATCCTAGATTTGGTACTCTGGAAGAGTATAAAGAGCTTGCTGTAAAAGCAAATAAAAAAGGTATTAAAATTATTATGGACCAAGTGGCTAATCATTGCGGATTAGAACATTGGTGGATGAAAGATTTACCTTTTAAGGATTGGGTTAACTACCAGGATGAGTTTACAAACAACAAACCTGTAGAAATATCTAACCATAAAAGAACCAGTAACCAAGATATTTATGCATCTAAAACAGATAATAAAATAATGACTCACGGTTGGTTTGGTAACCATATGCCCGATTTAAATCAGCGTAATCCTTTTTTAGCAACATATATAATTCAAAATAGTATCTGGTGGATAGAGACTTTAGAATTAGGAGGTATACGCCAAGATACATACCCTTATCCAGATAAATATTTTATGGCAAATTGGGCCGGCTCTATTATGGCAGAATATCCTAACTTTTCTATTGTTGGTGAAGAGTGGAGTTACAATCCTTTACTAATTGCTTATTGGCAAAAAGATAATAAAAATAAAGATGAATACCAGTCTAACCTTACCTCTACTATGGATTTTGCCATGCAACAAAACATTGTAGATGCCTTAAACCAAGATGAAACTTGGGGTACAGGACTAGTAAAAGCATATGAAGGGTTAGCTAATGATTTTGCGTACCAATCTCCTAAAGATATTATGGTGTTTTTAGACAATCATGATATGGACAGAGTGTTTACTCAACTTAATGAAAATGTAGAAAATACAAAAATGGCAATAGCCTACACAGCTTTGTTACCACGTATTCCTCAGTTTTATTACGGTACAGAAATTTTAATGCAAAACACGGCTAAACCAGGAGATCACGGTTTAATACGTACAGATTTCCCAGGAGGATGGAACACTGACACTACAAATGCATTTACAGGAGAAGGCTTAACTACCAATCAAAAAGAAATGCAAAACTATATGAGTACACTATTAAATTTCAGAAAAAATAGTGAGACTATTCATAATGGCAAAACTATACATTTTGCTCCTGAAAATGGCGTTTATGTATTATTTAGAATTTTAAATGATGACGTAGTTACCATCATCCTAAATAAAAATGAAGATCCACACCAACTAGATCTTTCTAGGTTTAAAGAGGTTGGTTTAGAGGGTAAAAAAGTAACTAATATTATAACAAACAAATCTTTTAATTGGAAAGAAAATTTACTATTACCAACCAAAGGAGCTACAATACTAACAACAAAAATTAATAAATAA
- the accC gene encoding acetyl-CoA carboxylase biotin carboxylase subunit, producing the protein MKKILVANRGEIALRVMRSAKKMGIKTVAVFSDVDREAPHVKFADEAVCLGAAPSSESYLVMEKVLKAAQDTGADGIHPGYGFLSENAEFAKKVEKAGITFIGPRPHAIEVMGNKLAAKEAVKDYNIPMVPGIEEAITDVALATKIAKEIGFPILIKAAAGGGGKGMRVVENIEELPEQMKRAISEAVAAFGDGSVFIEKYVASPRHIEIQVLADNHGNVVHLYERECSIQRRHQKVVEEAPSVVLTPEIREAMGDAAIKVAKACDYVGVGTVEFLLDADKNFYFLEMNTRLQVEHPVTELITGVDLVEQQIKVARNETLQITQNNLKIKGHAVEVRVYAEDPLDNFMPSIGTLSTYKRPKGKGIRLDDGFEEGMEIPIYYDPMLSKLITYGDTREEAIQLMLTAIEDYKIEGASTTLSFGKFVCEHPAFLSGDFDTHFVKKYYSADKLIAARLPEHKVAALFGVHLFNEYTKIVKTPEQETSNWRTNRNTK; encoded by the coding sequence ATGAAAAAAATTCTAGTTGCAAATAGAGGAGAAATTGCATTACGAGTAATGCGCTCTGCTAAAAAAATGGGAATAAAAACTGTTGCTGTCTTTTCTGATGTAGATAGGGAGGCACCACACGTAAAGTTTGCAGATGAAGCGGTATGCTTGGGAGCAGCACCATCTTCTGAGTCTTACTTGGTTATGGAAAAAGTCTTAAAAGCTGCACAGGATACTGGGGCAGATGGTATACATCCAGGATATGGTTTTTTAAGTGAAAATGCTGAATTTGCTAAAAAAGTAGAAAAAGCAGGTATCACATTTATTGGTCCAAGGCCACACGCTATAGAAGTTATGGGAAATAAGTTAGCTGCAAAAGAAGCGGTTAAAGATTATAATATTCCTATGGTTCCTGGTATTGAAGAAGCTATTACAGATGTAGCTTTGGCAACCAAAATAGCAAAAGAAATAGGCTTTCCTATACTTATTAAAGCTGCTGCTGGTGGGGGTGGTAAAGGTATGCGAGTTGTAGAAAATATTGAAGAGTTGCCAGAGCAAATGAAACGTGCCATTAGTGAAGCTGTTGCTGCCTTTGGAGACGGATCTGTTTTTATTGAAAAATATGTGGCTTCTCCACGACATATAGAAATTCAGGTTTTAGCAGATAATCACGGTAATGTGGTTCATTTATATGAGCGCGAATGTAGCATACAACGTAGACATCAAAAAGTGGTAGAAGAAGCGCCTTCTGTTGTACTAACTCCAGAAATTAGAGAAGCTATGGGAGATGCTGCTATAAAAGTGGCAAAAGCCTGTGACTATGTTGGTGTGGGTACAGTTGAATTTTTATTAGATGCTGATAAAAATTTCTATTTTTTAGAAATGAATACACGTTTACAAGTAGAGCATCCTGTTACAGAATTAATTACAGGTGTAGACTTGGTAGAGCAACAAATTAAAGTTGCAAGAAATGAGACATTGCAAATCACACAAAACAATTTAAAAATAAAAGGTCATGCTGTAGAAGTTAGGGTTTATGCAGAAGATCCCTTGGATAACTTTATGCCTAGTATTGGTACGTTATCAACCTACAAAAGACCAAAAGGTAAAGGCATACGTTTAGATGATGGTTTTGAAGAAGGTATGGAAATACCTATTTATTATGATCCTATGTTGTCTAAATTAATAACCTACGGAGATACCAGAGAAGAAGCAATACAATTAATGCTTACTGCTATTGAAGATTATAAAATTGAAGGAGCATCTACAACACTGTCTTTTGGAAAGTTTGTTTGTGAGCATCCTGCATTTTTATCTGGAGATTTTGATACACATTTTGTTAAAAAATACTATTCTGCAGATAAGTTAATAGCAGCTCGTTTACCAGAACATAAAGTGGCAGCCTTATTTGGCGTACACTTATTTAACGAGTATACTAAAATAGTAAAAACACCAGAACAAGAAACTTCCAATTGGAGAACTAACAGAAATACAAAGTAA
- a CDS encoding alpha-amylase family glycosyl hydrolase yields the protein MKKVIAILSLFTVVLSCKEEVKKEEKVVAEKEPIAVTQVMEDGVIYEANIRQYSPEGTFNAFSKDIPVLKKLGVKVIWVMPINPISKIKRKATGEKFTSEIENEEERKKYLGSYYSVSDYKAINPEFGTFDDFKNMVTTAHDNGILVIVDWVPNHTGWDHPWIKDHPEYYTQNEQGEIIDPINPETGESWGWTDVADLNYDNKDMRKEMISDMKFWVEKADIDGYRMDVAHKVPVDFFNTAIKEMKTVKPVFMLAEAEQPDLLQNGFDMQYGWEVHHIFNEIAKGEASVSEFDTYMVKLDTILEADDINMNFVTNHDENSWNGTLLERMPNNKEVFTALTYVMPGMPLIYSGQEYDMEHRLRFFEKDTIPKTKGKYFTLLEKLGALKNTNAALNGGKKAANYTRVNTSNNEAILAFKREKDEETVYFIANLSDNEEKVTIALNGDFTDYISNNTFAIEENTDLKLAPWEYHILIAKK from the coding sequence ATGAAAAAAGTAATTGCAATTTTATCCTTATTTACAGTAGTATTATCCTGTAAAGAAGAAGTAAAAAAAGAAGAAAAAGTAGTTGCAGAAAAAGAACCAATTGCCGTAACACAAGTTATGGAAGATGGAGTTATTTATGAAGCAAACATTCGTCAATACTCACCAGAAGGAACTTTTAATGCTTTTTCTAAGGATATTCCTGTACTAAAAAAATTAGGCGTTAAAGTTATTTGGGTAATGCCAATTAATCCTATTTCTAAAATAAAGCGTAAAGCTACTGGAGAAAAATTTACAAGTGAAATTGAAAATGAAGAAGAACGTAAAAAATACTTGGGAAGCTACTACTCTGTATCAGACTATAAAGCAATAAATCCAGAATTTGGTACGTTTGATGACTTTAAAAATATGGTAACTACTGCACACGATAATGGTATTTTAGTTATTGTAGATTGGGTACCAAACCATACAGGTTGGGATCATCCTTGGATTAAAGATCATCCAGAATATTATACTCAAAACGAGCAAGGAGAAATTATAGATCCTATAAACCCAGAAACAGGAGAATCTTGGGGATGGACAGATGTTGCTGATTTAAATTACGATAATAAAGATATGCGTAAGGAAATGATTAGTGATATGAAATTTTGGGTAGAAAAAGCAGATATCGATGGTTACCGAATGGATGTTGCACACAAAGTCCCTGTTGATTTTTTTAATACTGCTATAAAAGAAATGAAAACTGTAAAACCTGTTTTTATGCTGGCGGAAGCAGAACAACCAGATTTGCTACAAAATGGTTTTGATATGCAATATGGTTGGGAAGTTCACCATATTTTTAATGAAATAGCTAAAGGAGAAGCTTCTGTTTCTGAGTTTGATACTTATATGGTTAAACTAGATACTATTTTAGAAGCAGATGATATTAATATGAACTTTGTTACCAACCACGATGAAAACTCTTGGAACGGTACTTTATTAGAAAGAATGCCTAATAACAAAGAAGTATTTACAGCATTAACTTATGTTATGCCTGGTATGCCATTAATTTATTCTGGTCAAGAGTATGATATGGAACATAGATTACGCTTTTTTGAAAAAGATACAATTCCTAAAACTAAAGGAAAGTACTTTACTTTATTAGAAAAACTAGGAGCTCTAAAAAATACAAATGCGGCTTTAAATGGTGGTAAAAAAGCGGCTAATTATACCAGAGTAAATACATCTAATAACGAGGCTATTTTAGCTTTTAAAAGAGAAAAAGATGAAGAAACTGTTTATTTTATTGCTAACTTAAGTGATAATGAAGAGAAAGTAACAATAGCTTTAAACGGCGATTTTACCGACTACATCTCTAACAACACTTTTGCCATTGAAGAAAACACAGATTTAAAATTAGCTCCTTGGGAGTATCATATTTTAATTGCTAAAAAATAG
- a CDS encoding acetyl-CoA carboxylase biotin carboxyl carrier protein subunit: MKTYVVSVNNEEIALDSKDISELDIVKKSESEFHILEDNKKYSAKLLHANYLAKELTVEVNGNTYTIAIADEYDQMVKQMGLLTSNTKKEKNINAPMPGLILDILVAEGQEINEGEQVLVLSAMKMENIITAPSDGVVKLINVAKDDAVEKGQLLIEIA, encoded by the coding sequence ATGAAAACATACGTTGTTTCAGTAAATAATGAAGAAATAGCTTTAGATAGTAAGGATATTTCTGAGTTAGATATTGTTAAAAAATCAGAATCGGAATTCCATATTTTAGAAGATAATAAAAAGTATAGTGCTAAATTATTGCACGCAAATTATTTAGCAAAAGAGCTTACCGTAGAGGTAAACGGAAATACATATACTATTGCTATTGCAGATGAGTACGACCAAATGGTTAAACAAATGGGGTTACTAACATCTAACACTAAAAAAGAAAAGAATATTAATGCTCCTATGCCAGGGCTTATTTTAGATATTTTGGTTGCTGAAGGTCAAGAGATAAATGAAGGAGAGCAAGTATTGGTATTATCTGCAATGAAAATGGAAAACATTATTACGGCACCTAGTGATGGCGTAGTAAAGTTAATAAATGTTGCTAAGGATGATGCGGTAGAAAAAGGACAATTATTAATAGAGATCGCATAA
- a CDS encoding HD family phosphohydrolase, giving the protein MEKIYKNQSLLYKCFLYVGTIFLIVFFFPKGGKFKYEFQKGKPWQYENLYAPFDFSIKKDVSEIDKEKQTVTNNHLDYYSYNQDIVSSVYKNYTTNFDKVFKNSDFNSEEKRYLKTVGKEILGTLYANGILKKNKVTSKAQKLFLLRNNEAKELSFKDITSIQNIDKIITSVLREKQLTGYNTKFKQLFFDIVKPNVFYNDNISKKSLNEELAKISVTRGTVDEGKLIIVKGEVVEAENYKILNSLKQEFESELWTENNYYVIVSGYTILVALVLLMLLLFLKKYRTSVFKNNTKVTFIFFNILLMVFITTMVIKYNEAYVYVVPLCILPLILKTFFDARLGLFVHVLTLLILGFVVPNSFEYIFLQIMAGIVTILTVSQLYKRANLFISVGQITLIYIIGYFAFHIIHEGNLNNMYAITFGVFLLNGMITLFVQPLIYIYEKIFGLVSDVSLLELSDTNSKLLKELSNKAPGTFHHSLQVANLAEAAAQEIGANAMLVRVGALYHDIGKMKNPTYFTENQVTNVNPHNEHTPIESAKIIINHVLDGIEIARKNNLPDRVIDFIRVHHGTSKVYYFYKKQSEIDENVNEDDFKYPGPLPFSKETAILMMADAVEAASKSLKNPTFLMIDEFVDKIIDGQMRANQYSNANITFKEIVEIKKVLKLKLTNIYHLRIEYPE; this is encoded by the coding sequence TTGGAGAAAATATATAAAAATCAATCGTTACTTTACAAGTGCTTTCTTTATGTTGGCACTATCTTTTTAATTGTATTTTTCTTTCCAAAAGGAGGTAAGTTTAAGTATGAGTTTCAAAAAGGAAAACCTTGGCAGTACGAGAATTTATACGCACCGTTTGATTTTTCAATAAAGAAAGATGTATCTGAGATTGATAAGGAAAAGCAAACGGTTACAAATAATCATCTAGACTATTACAGCTACAATCAAGACATAGTTTCATCTGTTTATAAAAACTACACGACTAATTTTGATAAGGTTTTTAAAAATTCTGATTTTAATTCCGAAGAAAAAAGATACTTAAAAACTGTTGGTAAAGAAATATTAGGTACACTTTATGCTAACGGAATTTTAAAAAAGAATAAAGTTACGTCTAAAGCCCAAAAGCTTTTTTTACTACGTAATAATGAAGCTAAAGAATTAAGCTTTAAAGATATTACAAGCATACAAAATATAGATAAAATTATAACTTCTGTATTACGTGAAAAACAGTTAACAGGGTATAATACAAAGTTTAAACAATTGTTTTTTGATATTGTTAAACCTAATGTGTTTTACAATGATAATATCTCTAAAAAATCTTTAAATGAAGAATTAGCTAAAATTTCTGTAACAAGAGGAACCGTAGACGAGGGTAAGCTAATTATTGTAAAAGGAGAAGTTGTAGAGGCAGAAAACTATAAAATATTAAACTCTTTAAAACAGGAGTTTGAGTCTGAGCTTTGGACTGAAAATAATTATTACGTAATAGTATCTGGTTACACTATTTTGGTAGCATTAGTATTACTTATGTTATTACTTTTTTTAAAAAAATATAGAACATCTGTATTTAAAAATAACACCAAGGTAACCTTTATCTTTTTCAATATTTTATTAATGGTTTTTATAACTACTATGGTTATAAAGTATAATGAAGCCTATGTTTACGTAGTACCACTTTGTATTTTACCGTTAATATTAAAAACTTTTTTTGATGCCCGTTTGGGACTTTTTGTACACGTACTTACATTGCTTATTTTAGGCTTTGTAGTGCCTAATAGTTTTGAGTATATTTTTCTTCAGATAATGGCAGGTATTGTAACCATTTTAACAGTTTCTCAACTATATAAAAGAGCCAATTTATTTATTTCTGTTGGTCAAATTACGTTAATATATATTATAGGTTATTTTGCTTTTCATATTATACACGAGGGTAATTTAAATAATATGTACGCTATTACTTTTGGAGTATTTTTATTAAACGGAATGATTACACTTTTTGTGCAACCGCTTATTTACATTTATGAAAAAATATTTGGTTTGGTTTCTGATGTGTCTCTACTAGAACTATCAGATACCAACTCTAAGTTGCTTAAAGAACTGTCTAACAAAGCACCAGGTACATTTCATCATTCTTTACAAGTAGCAAATTTAGCTGAGGCTGCAGCACAAGAAATTGGAGCAAATGCAATGTTGGTTAGGGTAGGTGCTTTATACCACGACATTGGTAAAATGAAAAATCCTACCTATTTTACAGAGAATCAGGTAACTAATGTAAATCCGCATAACGAGCACACACCAATAGAAAGTGCAAAAATTATAATTAATCACGTTTTAGACGGAATAGAAATAGCACGTAAAAATAATTTGCCAGACCGTGTTATAGATTTTATTAGAGTACACCACGGAACATCTAAAGTGTATTATTTTTACAAAAAGCAATCTGAGATAGATGAAAATGTAAATGAGGACGATTTTAAATATCCTGGTCCATTACCTTTTTCTAAAGAAACAGCAATTTTAATGATGGCAGATGCTGTAGAAGCTGCATCTAAAAGTTTAAAAAATCCTACTTTTTTAATGATAGATGAGTTTGTAGATAAGATTATAGACGGACAAATGAGAGCCAACCAATACTCTAATGCAAACATTACCTTTAAAGAAATTGTAGAAATTAAAAAGGTCTTAAAGTTAAAGCTTACCAATATTTATCACCTTAGAATAGAATATCCAGAGTAA
- a CDS encoding acetyl-CoA C-acyltransferase — protein MKDVVIVSMARTPIGSFLGSLSSVAAPKLGAIAIKGALDKIKLEPSQVQEVLMGNVVQAGVGQAPARQAAIYAGIPNTVPCTTINKVCASGMKTIMQAAQSIALGDNDIVVAGGMENMSMVPHYVHLRNGQKFGPTSLVDGLQKDGLVDAYDQNAMGVCADACATEYEFSREDQDNFAIQSYKRSAAAWEQGKFANEVVPVEVPQRRGEPVIVSEDEEFKNVKLEKIPALRPAFTKEGTVTAANASTINDGAAALVLMSADKAKELNLTPLAKIKSYADAAHEPEWFTTAPSKALPKALGKAGIEIGDVDYFEFNEAFSVVGLANMKILGLTDTNVNVNGGAVSLGHPLGCSGARIVITLLSVLEQNNGKIGAAAICNGGGGASAIVLEKA, from the coding sequence ATGAAAGATGTTGTTATAGTTTCTATGGCAAGAACTCCAATTGGGAGTTTTTTAGGATCATTATCTAGTGTTGCTGCACCAAAATTAGGTGCAATTGCTATAAAAGGCGCTTTAGATAAAATAAAACTAGAGCCATCTCAGGTTCAAGAAGTTTTAATGGGTAATGTAGTACAAGCTGGTGTAGGGCAAGCTCCTGCAAGGCAAGCGGCTATTTATGCTGGTATACCTAACACAGTTCCTTGCACAACAATAAATAAAGTTTGTGCTTCTGGTATGAAAACTATAATGCAAGCTGCACAATCTATTGCTTTAGGTGATAATGATATTGTTGTTGCTGGTGGTATGGAAAATATGAGTATGGTACCACACTATGTACATTTAAGAAACGGACAAAAATTTGGACCAACATCATTAGTAGATGGTTTACAAAAAGATGGTTTAGTAGATGCGTATGACCAAAACGCTATGGGCGTTTGTGCAGATGCATGTGCTACAGAATATGAGTTTAGTAGAGAAGATCAAGATAATTTTGCAATACAGTCTTATAAGAGATCTGCAGCTGCATGGGAACAAGGTAAGTTTGCTAATGAAGTAGTACCTGTAGAAGTACCACAAAGAAGAGGCGAGCCTGTTATTGTTTCTGAAGACGAAGAATTTAAAAACGTTAAACTAGAAAAAATACCAGCATTAAGACCTGCTTTTACAAAAGAAGGTACTGTAACTGCTGCTAACGCATCTACTATTAATGACGGTGCTGCTGCTCTTGTACTTATGAGTGCAGATAAAGCAAAAGAATTAAACCTAACACCATTAGCTAAAATAAAAAGTTATGCAGATGCTGCACACGAACCAGAATGGTTTACAACAGCACCATCTAAAGCATTACCAAAAGCTTTAGGAAAAGCAGGTATAGAAATAGGAGACGTAGATTATTTTGAGTTTAACGAGGCTTTTTCTGTTGTTGGTTTAGCAAATATGAAAATATTAGGTTTAACAGATACTAATGTAAATGTAAATGGAGGCGCAGTATCTTTAGGACACCCACTTGGTTGCTCTGGAGCCAGAATTGTAATTACTTTACTAAGTGTATTAGAACAAAATAACGGAAAAATTGGAGCTGCTGCTATTTGTAATGGCGGTGGTGGTGCATCTGCAATTGTTTTAGAAAAAGCGTAA